A region from the Dehalococcoides mccartyi CG5 genome encodes:
- a CDS encoding phosphoglycerate kinase produces MENLTIRDLNFSGKKALVRVDFNVPINEETGTINDDSRIRAAIPTIDYLLDHQAKVILCSHLGRPDGMIVESMRLAPVAKRLSEILRQEVFTVSDCIGDEVAAKVDALEDSQVLLLENLRFHPEEEANDPIFAKKLADLADIYIDDAFGTAHRKHASIVGVAKYLPAVAGLLLEKELNALGKVLEHPPRPFMILLGGAKVSDKVGMLENVMDKVDTILIGGGMAATFLKAQGLEIGDSLIDDSLDTAKMLMDKAKSKNVKIILPDDVLVTFDKIGPEARAENVSVENIPHTAKIVDIGLLTITHFTKHLEKCKTVFWNGPMGIYEIPQFSEGTRAMVNTMTRLHATTIIGGGSTAEIVTELNIASKMSFVSTGGGASLKFLSGEKLPGVEVLAKKNE; encoded by the coding sequence ATGGAAAACTTAACAATCAGAGATTTAAATTTCTCTGGTAAAAAAGCTCTGGTGAGAGTGGACTTTAACGTCCCCATAAATGAAGAAACCGGTACTATCAATGATGATAGCCGCATACGGGCGGCAATTCCTACCATTGATTATCTGCTGGACCACCAGGCCAAAGTTATTTTATGCAGCCACTTGGGAAGGCCGGATGGTATGATAGTTGAAAGCATGCGCCTTGCCCCGGTGGCGAAACGCCTATCTGAAATACTCAGACAGGAAGTATTTACAGTCTCTGATTGCATCGGAGATGAGGTAGCAGCCAAGGTAGATGCGCTGGAAGACAGCCAGGTTCTATTGCTGGAAAATCTGCGTTTCCACCCTGAGGAAGAAGCCAATGACCCTATATTTGCTAAAAAACTGGCAGATCTGGCTGATATATATATAGATGATGCTTTTGGTACTGCCCACCGCAAACATGCATCTATTGTAGGGGTTGCCAAATACCTGCCGGCTGTGGCAGGCTTGCTCCTTGAAAAAGAACTTAATGCTCTGGGGAAAGTACTTGAACATCCTCCCAGACCGTTTATGATATTGCTGGGCGGTGCCAAGGTAAGTGACAAGGTAGGCATGCTGGAAAACGTAATGGATAAGGTGGATACCATTCTTATTGGCGGAGGCATGGCAGCCACTTTCCTAAAGGCTCAGGGACTTGAGATAGGTGATTCGCTTATTGATGATAGTCTGGATACCGCCAAAATGCTTATGGACAAAGCAAAGTCAAAAAATGTTAAAATTATTTTGCCGGATGACGTGCTGGTTACATTTGATAAAATAGGCCCTGAGGCCAGAGCAGAAAATGTGAGTGTTGAAAATATACCTCACACAGCCAAGATTGTAGATATTGGTCTTCTTACGATTACCCATTTTACCAAGCATCTTGAGAAATGCAAGACAGTCTTCTGGAACGGTCCTATGGGCATTTATGAAATACCCCAATTTTCAGAGGGTACACGGGCAATGGTAAATACTATGACCCGTCTTCATGCCACTACCATTATCGGCGGAGGTTCTACCGCCGAGATTGTAACTGAACTGAATATTGCCAGCAAGATGAGCTTCGTCTCCACCGGTGGCGGAGCTTCACTCAAGTTTCTCAGCGGTGAGAAATTACCTGGCGTAGAGGTGCTTGCAAAGAAAAATGAATAA
- a CDS encoding 2,3-bisphosphoglycerate-independent phosphoglycerate mutase, which yields MNKLNLVSQLSQTTPSKIVLLVIDGLGGLPHPESGQTELETARTPNLDELARKSICGMASPVAAGITPGSAPGHLGLFGYDPVDCLIGRGVLEALGIDFDLKPGDVATRGNFCTVDKQGLICDRRAGRVSSLVSAKLCTLLDGQEFDGIRVIVKPVKDHRLVVIFRGSGLSEKVTDSDPQKLGAVPEEVKPLAENARLMAKVANRFLQFAAKTLKDHAPANMILLRGFSEKPCFATMNEIYKLKTAAIASYPMYRGLSKVVGMDVLPTGSMLSDEIATYKANFEKYDFFFLHVKATDAAGEDGDFERKVKALEELDQILPEILSLKPDVVAISGDHSTPAVIQGHSWHEVPVLIYSKYCRPDKVCRFSETDCLQGGLGHIPASDIMPLAMANALKLGKFGA from the coding sequence ATGAATAAATTAAATCTTGTCAGCCAGCTTTCACAAACTACTCCCAGCAAGATTGTACTTCTAGTAATAGACGGATTGGGCGGTTTGCCACACCCCGAAAGCGGGCAGACCGAACTTGAGACCGCCCGTACCCCCAATCTGGATGAATTAGCCCGCAAAAGCATCTGCGGTATGGCGAGTCCGGTTGCGGCCGGTATAACCCCCGGTAGTGCCCCCGGCCATCTGGGACTGTTCGGTTATGACCCGGTTGACTGCCTAATAGGGCGTGGGGTATTGGAAGCATTGGGAATAGATTTTGACCTAAAACCGGGAGATGTGGCCACTAGGGGCAACTTCTGTACAGTAGATAAGCAGGGGCTTATTTGTGACCGCCGAGCTGGCCGGGTTTCAAGCTTAGTCAGTGCCAAACTTTGTACCCTTCTGGACGGACAGGAGTTTGATGGTATCAGGGTAATTGTAAAACCGGTAAAAGACCACCGTCTGGTAGTTATATTCAGGGGTAGCGGTTTATCTGAAAAGGTTACTGATTCAGACCCCCAAAAACTTGGAGCTGTTCCCGAAGAGGTTAAACCCTTAGCTGAAAATGCCCGGCTTATGGCAAAAGTAGCAAACCGGTTTTTGCAATTTGCAGCTAAAACCCTTAAAGACCATGCCCCGGCCAACATGATACTGCTGCGGGGATTTTCAGAAAAACCCTGCTTTGCCACTATGAACGAAATTTATAAACTTAAGACGGCCGCGATTGCCAGTTACCCCATGTACCGGGGACTTTCAAAAGTGGTAGGCATGGACGTATTGCCTACCGGTTCAATGCTAAGTGATGAAATAGCCACTTATAAGGCTAACTTTGAAAAATACGACTTTTTCTTTCTTCACGTCAAAGCCACAGATGCCGCCGGTGAAGACGGTGACTTTGAACGCAAGGTCAAGGCACTGGAAGAACTGGACCAGATACTACCTGAAATATTGAGTTTAAAACCGGATGTGGTAGCCATAAGCGGTGACCATTCCACCCCGGCTGTTATTCAGGGTCACAGCTGGCATGAAGTACCGGTGCTTATTTATTCGAAATATTGCCGTCCGGACAAGGTCTGCCGGTTTTCGGAAACA